A window of Sebastes umbrosus isolate fSebUmb1 chromosome 3, fSebUmb1.pri, whole genome shotgun sequence contains these coding sequences:
- the syce2 gene encoding synaptonemal complex central element protein 2 yields MDFFFEDLPSTSQSTPKRGHEESQLTEDSDSSRGKSSSVSMTEGQEQHTSSSIDDISRRVQELVEKINDSRTGDQKVLDSFQEKSVKKVTEMCQQMKEHMYTVYEENSTEMQVKLQELSEVLESCTKLNSELIEANGALASLRGGLAISQTPEP; encoded by the exons ATGGATTTTTTCTTTGAGGACCTTCCATCCACTTCACAGTCAACTCCCAAGAGAGGTCATGAAGAGTCACAGCTG ACAGAAGACTCAGACTCATCAAGAGGGAAGTCCTCAAGCGTGAGCATGACCGAGGGTCAAGAGCAGCATACCAG CTCAAGTATAGATGACATCAGCAGGAGAGTTCAGGAACTGGTGGAAAAGATAAATGACAGCCGCACTGGTGACCAGAAAGTGTTGGACAGCTTCCAGGAGAAGTCAGTGAAGAAG GTGACAGAGATGTGTCAGCAGATGAAGGAGCACATGTACACGGTCTACGAAGAGAACAGTACTGAGATGCAGGTGAAGCTGCAGGAGCTGTCAGAGGTGCTGGAGAGCTGCACTAAGCTCAACAGTGAGCTCATAGAGGCCAACGGGGCACTGGCGAGTCTCAGAGGAGGCCTGGCCATTAGCCAGACACCAGAACCCTGA